cagtgatataaatcaagatattggatttaatcaagtgacagagatctcgtcagggtatcaattaattacaaggatttagtctgaagaaaatcaaagtcaagacgtgaagaaacatcacggaagttagtcactcatgaaccagacagtacatcgagtgtcaacggtgaagtggtggaattgattcatatatttcagtgattttcagaagatattcagaagaatggatgctgctcaagattagtattaattctctattaattaattaagtcatataatttaattaagagaataaattctatctgcaaagattaatttattttattaattgaattaattgattaattaattcagaattaatattaaggtttttcaggtttttaattgatttaaaatctgttattaattcataaagacaactgattgtattagtatgacaatcggtatgacaatcaatagtcataccgaaagtcatgctaactcaaaaggattgtcttaacagattttttattacattaaaatctatttttaattcagtaagacaatctgattttgaactactatgacaatcggtatgacaattgatagtcataccgaaagtcttgctagttcattctgattgtcttgccagctcaaagagattgtcatgccaatacattctactcgactgttggattaaataaaagcagcagaagacattcaaaagaaaaaaaaatatacagaacacacaagtcaagagaaaaagcagcagaaaacaaagtcacaacattttattcttcatctgctttattcaagatcaaaattctagattgaaaagttaaatccaatccactagaattatttatcttgttcttgtgtatcaatctagcggattaaaatccctagaacttaatctcaaatcgcatttagcatttgatcttttaattgcaaaaatagaaaaagtttatgtcgaatttattctagatttgtaataattgatttgagattaatcctttgtaactgataccgtagttgtaacacctttcaagtttaataaaagttttatttaacttgaattttgtttcacatttttattccgcattttattcgattaaattgtattgtttgcattcaacccccccttctacaaacaaattgggacctaacaacaaGAATTTTGGCTAGAGCACGTGTAGCGTAACATTCAGAGGAATACTATTTCATTTTTTGGTACAACCCGAAACCATGACTTTTACCGtcaaattaaaatttaaattatcaaaatgaatagaaaatatttttcttatcTATTTATCGTAAAAATATGAAAATTACAAATTTTTGGCTAGCACGCAAAGCGCGCGGGCAAGGTCCCTAATATATACAAAAGATAAGAGATAAGagatttttttaaataaattatgaACAAGTTCAAATCGACCCAACTCGACCTCAATTGATGTATATACGAGTAGGATTGGTTACGAATTTATAAAAAGGACCCGTCAATCAAACACCCCTCCCTTGCCTGAGAGAAGGCTTTAAATGAAATAAATTGGAGATAAAATGTCCAAAATGACACAACCTAAAATGATGACAAAAAATAGCACTTTAAAACGATATTTCGCACAGTGTTTGGAAATTCATAAACAACGGTACTTCGTGTAACATTTTTTTTTCTGTCCCTATGCTAGGTAATGTAGCGTTCTggtgttttgttttttttttaattttaaactTCTTATTGTGTGTCGTTTTAGGGTcagaaatattatttaatattacgTTTTTAATagtcattttataattaatttttgtaaaaaaaatttaaGGGTGTATAtcaatttaataatttttaattttttagggTTCAATAATCCCCTTTTAagttttagaaatattaaaaaattgaataaaagacacaacaattttttatttttttttaatattttaggggTTCACCAAACCCTTTTTGGGTTTTAGGATTTAGTATTTAAGATTTAGGACCCTAAACCCTAAATTCTAAGAATTGAACTCTAATTTAAATTTTGAATCCTAATTTTATAGTCGGCCCTAAATTTTAGGAACCGAATTCTAGTTTAAAATTTGGATCCTAATCTAACGGTTTTTAATATTTTAGTGTTCAAAAATTAcctatttaaattttaaaattattaaaaattgaaTGAAATATATAGAGATTTAACCGAAAATAAGTAAAATTTATGCAAAACTCTACTTAATGTAAAATTTAAcatgaaaaaaaagaaagaaaataaaataatagaCGCTAGTTAAATTAACGTTAGGggtaaagaaaagaaaagaaatagtGGAGCAACAAAAGTATTGTTTCTATTTTGGACCATTTTTAGGGGCCCACGCCCCCTACTTGGGCGATTTCCACTATACTCGGACTTGGAATCTTGAACATTAGCAAAACACTGTCAGTTGCAACAAACACAGTGATCATCAATCAAACACATTTACTTATCTCCAATGTGGGCATCTTCCAAACCATCTTTTCTCAACACCCACAACCCATTTTCTCAATTTCAACCCGACCCGATTCACATTCATCCCTATGCTCCTCACTCAAAAGCTAGCTCAATTCAATGTGGTCTCAGAGAAATCAAGAACCGTATAGACTCGGTAAAAAATACCCAGAAAATAACAGAGGCAATGAAGCTTGTTGCAGCAGCTAAAGTTAGAAGAGCCCAGGAAGCTGTTATTAATGGTAGGCCTTTTTCTGAAACCCTAGCTCAAGTTTTATATGATATCAATGAACAAGCTCAATTAGATGATGTTGATGTTCCTTTGACTAATGTTAGACCTGTTAAGAAAGTTGCCCTTGTTGTCGTTTCGGGTGATCGGGGTTTATGCGGAGGTTTTAATAATTTTGTGCTTAGGAAAGCTGAGTCGAGGATCGCGgaatttgagaatcttggtttgGAATGTAGGTTGATTAGTGTTGGGAAAAAGGGTAGTTTGCATTTTAGGAGAAAGGGTTGTGAGTTTTTGGATAGGTGTGTTGTGGGAGGAAGTGGTTTTCCGAGTGCCAAAGATGCTCAAGTTATTGCAGATGATGTTTTTTCGTTGTTTGTTAGTGAGGAGGTTGATAAAGTTGAGATTTTGTATACAAAGTTTGTGTCTTTGATTAAGTCGAGTCCGGTGATTCAGACATTGCTTCCGATATCAGCGAAAGGTGATGTTTGTGATGCTAATGGGAATTGTGTTGATGCGAGTGAAGATGAGTTTTTTAGGTTGACGACGAAAGAAGGGAAATTGACTGTAGAGAGGGATAAGATGGGAGTTAGCGGCAAGGGGTTATTGCCTAATATGCAATTTGAGCAAGATCCCGTTCAGATTCTTGATGCTATGATGCCTCTTTATTTGAATAGTCAGATTTTGAAGGCATTACAGGAGTCATTGGCTAGCGAGCTTGCAGCAAGGATGAATGCAATGAGTAATGCAACAGATAATGCAGTGGAGTTGAAAAAAGAACTTTCGAATAAATATAATAGGGAAAGGCAGGCTAAGATTACCAATGAAATACTGGAGATTGTTGCTGGAGCAGAGGCAATGTTGTAGTTCACATATTAGCTGGTTGTTATTCTTAGTTCATCTAGAGCATGTTGCATATGGATTATTTTGCGAAAGGATTGTATTGTTGTATTTCCCTGTGAAATCATCACAAAAGGGATCAGATGATTGGTATAAAAGATATCATACCTTTTTTTCCTTTATGTTTGTAGCTTTTTTGAAATTTGGATTTTGTTTTTGACCGGAATGATTTTGATGGGAACTGCATGCCAGCTTGCAATTCTGCTCAAGGTTCACCATCTTCTAATGAAATTAAACATAACGTTTTGGAGGTGTTGCGGCTTGTTTTTAATGTCATCTACTGTTCCTGTTGTAAAAAGCCGCACTTTTAAACATCAAGGTTTGGATGTTGCTATTTTAACATATGGATCAGATGTAAACTTCTCTTTGGTAAATCCAATACCAAATTTGATGATTTGATGTCTGTTtcttgaaataatattcataaatgaATCAACTTAGTATTAATATTTTTTGCTATTTTTATTTTAATGTTAAATGTGCCATAAGCTGGAGGTTGAATCAGGTTACTTCTTCAGCCCAGATTATTTTTATGAGCTGATTCTTGAAGCGAACTTGAAAGAAGTAGAAATGTACCTCTCATACTTCACAAAATAAGTGACAATGTAAAatgtattaatattatttatatataaaaattattattattttaccCAAGTTAATCACATATTTGAATTAGCATGTTCTTGTGTGAGATGGAAAGACCGACCCGAGAAATGCCCTAGAGACCTCCGAATTACATATTTATACTAGCCTCACCCAGCTTCCTTACTTCTATCATTCTTTCTACAAACAATCTTCAAATTTCCGGTGAACACATGAACTGCTTTCGTTGAGACCGGTACCACCATCGCAGGCTTCAATTTGGTTCCATCGACACGATTAAAGGTATCTCAATATATCCTTTTTCTTCGCACAAATTTATGCAATCGATGCACACACACATATAATTACAAATACACAGAGATTTAATTGGTAACTGTACTTACCGGAAATAAAGTAGCTAAACCTTCATTTATATACAGTAAATTAATCACTCAATTTTTACCCGATTTGTCCCTATTTTCTCCGATAGTGCTGGTGCCATGAACCCTTTTTTACATAATGTGACTGTATTCTTACCATGATGTGCCAATTAATTTCTCAGCCGCTTAGGCCAACTTTTAAGACCGGTTCTATGTAAGTTTCTTAACACCCCCCCCCCCAACACACATTGATGGTTATTAAATTTGACTATTTATTGTATAGTAGTAATAATTGCTTCATTGTGTCAGACCTCACTTTTCCCCTTTTAAATAGATGCAAATCATTCCTTGTATGCTTTTTCATATGATTGAGCCTTTAATTTTACGAAATTGGGAACTTTGTTTGACATGATTATTTGTGCATAAACATATTTCTGTCTATGTTACATCTAATATTAGATTTGTTTATTAGTTATATTCTTTTTTCGATTTTTATGGTACTTGAATCCTGCATAAAAGTTCTCTGTTTGTTTAAGATCAGAAAAATGGATCCTGCTCGGAAGGACTGCGATTTCCAAACTTTACAAGAGAAAAGACAGTTCAAAGGGGCTTCCCAGAAGTAAATCCCCATCCGTCTTGTTATTTGCTCTACTTTATGACTTTGCTTGTCACTTGTAAAAATATTTATCATCTGATAAATTTATGTAATAAACTATATTCTTCTGTTTATTTTTGTTTAATCTGGAGCAGGCCGAAGCATGAATTGGGTTGCTATTTCAACTTAAATGAGTTTTTGGGGCTGGTTCTTGACGGAAACTGGGAAAAAGTAGAAATGTATATCCCGTATCTCACAGAAATTGGTGACAATGAACTTTCCAGGCAGATCTATACTCTAATGCGCTTGCATAAGCACTGCAAAAATTTAAAGGAGTAAGTTTTATCTGTGCTTAATCTTTCAGATTTTAGTTTAACTATATTTTCTTGCCCGGCCCCTCTCATTAATCTTAAGTAAAAAGAAGTTGGAACGGGGTTGATGCTCCCATATCCATAGCAATTTGAGTCCGTTTTCAAGTTTAACTGACACACCACGGTTTGTTTCCAAGAAAGCTTGAACCATCTGCCAGTTGCAAGAGAGAGGCAGCAACCATTAGGCCAGAAGCCTTAAGATTTTAGATTTTAGCATTAAATTTGTGTGTCCCTTTCTATCTCTTTTCCTGAGCCAATCGTTTGATAACTATGCAATCTGAAGAAATGACTTAGTTAAGGCACACAAAATTCTTGTAGAGGAACTTAACCAATGGGCTCAAAAATTTATAGTTGTGCAAAAGACTGGCATCTAAAGTTTGGATACCAGAATTTTATGTGTTGATTGATAACTTATGAATGATATCAACTGGTTGGGCACAGGACATTAAAGCAGGAACCTGTCGAGATTCAATCTGCGCAAACCGAATTGGTGAATTCCATGTAAGATTCTTTGCCTCAAATAAATTGCAAAGGTCTATTGAATAACACCCATGT
The window above is part of the Apium graveolens cultivar Ventura unplaced genomic scaffold, ASM990537v1 ctg1718, whole genome shotgun sequence genome. Proteins encoded here:
- the LOC141700052 gene encoding ATP synthase gamma chain 1, chloroplastic-like; this encodes MWASSKPSFLNTHNPFSQFQPDPIHIHPYAPHSKASSIQCGLREIKNRIDSVKNTQKITEAMKLVAAAKVRRAQEAVINGRPFSETLAQVLYDINEQAQLDDVDVPLTNVRPVKKVALVVVSGDRGLCGGFNNFVLRKAESRIAEFENLGLECRLISVGKKGSLHFRRKGCEFLDRCVVGGSGFPSAKDAQVIADDVFSLFVSEEVDKVEILYTKFVSLIKSSPVIQTLLPISAKGDVCDANGNCVDASEDEFFRLTTKEGKLTVERDKMGVSGKGLLPNMQFEQDPVQILDAMMPLYLNSQILKALQESLASELAARMNAMSNATDNAVELKKELSNKYNRERQAKITNEILEIVAGAEAML